The Flavivirga eckloniae genomic interval GGTGCTCCTAACTCAACAATTTGGGGGTTTGATATTGGTACAGGACAAAACGGTTGGGGTAATAACGAGTTACAATATTATACAGATCGTTCAGAAAATGTAACCGTACAGAATGGCGTATTGATAATAACAGCTAAAGAAGAGGCCTTTAATGGTGCTTCTTATACCTCAGCAAGATTGTTAACTAAAGGAAAGTTTGAACAAACCTATGGGCGTTTTGAAGCTCGTATCAGGTTGCCTTATGGAAAAGGGCTTTGGCCAGCATTTTGGTTGTTAGGTGACGATTCTAATGGTACAGAAGTATGGCCACAAATTGGAGAAATTGATATTATGGAATATGTTGGAAGTGAACCAACTATAATGTTTGGTACCGTTCATGGTCCAGGTTATTCAGGAGGTCAATCTATAGGTAAGCCTTATCAATTAGAGAACGATAGGTTTGATACTGGATTTCACATTTTCGGAATAGAATGGGGACCAGATTATATCAATTACTATGTAGATGATATATTATACAATCAGATAACTCCAGATGATGTTCCCGGAGAATGGGTGTTTAATCGAGGCCCTTTCTACATTATATTAAACGTAGCCGTTGGAGGCCAATTACCAGGTGCACCAAATGCAGAAACCGTATTCCCTCAAACTATGTTGGTAGACTATGTACGTGTTTATAATAGAAGAAACTAACTAACTCAAAATAAAAAACAATGAAAACTATAACAAAAACATTTAAATATATATCCATTTTGATATTGGCATTATCCTTCAATGCATGTGAAGATGATGATGCCGTATTACCAAGAGTTGAAGCTGGTTTTAGTTATACTGTTGATATGAATACGGGAACCGTAACCTTTATCAATATATCAGAAAACGCAAATACCTATGAATGGAATTTTGGAGATGATGACACATCTACTCTTATTAATCCAGTAAAAGTTTACACCAATGGTACTTACACTATTACACTTAAAGCCCTGAATGTTGCAGGAGCATCTGATACATTTGAAGATAACATTGAAATATCGATTCCAGAAGCCGTTGCGTTTCCAATTTCATTCGATTCGAACAATGTAAATTATGGTGGTGATCCTTTTAGTGGCGCTTCTTTTGCAATAGTAGATAACCCCGACCCTTCAGGGTCAAACACTGATGCTTCAAAAGTTGGAGCATTAACCAATAGCGGAGCTACTTTTGAAGGTATTGCTTTCGAGTTAGGAACTTCAATAGACCTATCTACAGAAAAAACCATAAAAATGGATTTTTGGTCAGACGCTCCAATAAGCGTACTGCTTAAACTTGAAATTTCAGAAAATGATTTTGTCGAAGTTACGGTTAATCATGGCGGTACAGGATGGGAAGAATTATCTTTTAACTTCTCCGACTCGGGAACATATCCTAAACTCGTAATTTTTGTAGATGGTCCGGGTACAGCCTCAGGAACTTTTTACTTCGATAATTTAGAGCAAGTTGAAACAGATACTACTGGTGGGGCATGTACAGATACACCTGTTGCCGCAACCGCATTCCCTGTAGATTTTGAAGCATGCGAATCTTTTATAGACTCATTTGCAAACGATGGAAGTATTACCACTGAGCTTTCGGGCAACCCAGATAAAACAGGTGTAAACACTTCAGATAATGTATTAAAAGTCGTTAAAGCTAACGGAACTAATAGATGGGCTGGATTTCAAAATGCATTTCCTGAAAATTTTGATGCTACAAAAACACTTAAGGTAAAGGTATACTCATCTAAAGCTAATGCTGTTATGAAATTTGAGGTAAATAGCAACCCTCAACCTGCTGGCTCTGGAAACCCCGGACCTCAATATGCAACTATAACAGATGCTAACACTTGGACTGAAGTAGAAGTAATGTTTACAGGAATACCTGGTAATAATACAGGTCTTAATCAATTGGTTATAAAACCAGATAATCCAGATGGTACAGACGGTACCTTAACAGATTCTGAAGAAACTTATTATTTTGATGATATTTCCTTTGGTGACGGAGGTGGTACATCTACAGAACCATCAATGGCAGCTCCAACACCAACTCAGGATGCTGCGAATGTTAAATCTGTATTTAGTGATGCATATACCGATATAGCGGGTACTAACTTAGATACCAACTGGCAAGGTGATTTAGTTTCCGAAACAGTATCTATTCAAGGTAATAATGCCATAAAATATAGCAATGTAAAATTCATAGGCATGCAATTGGCAGGAGATACTGATTTCTCTGATATGGAATTTTTACATGTCGATATTTGGACGCCGGATGCTACGGTATTAGAAATAACGCCAATAAGCCCTCCAAACGAATTATTAGTCGGCTTACCAAGTTTAACACAAGGTGAATGGAAGAGTTACGACATTCCGGTAACTGATTTTACAGGGGTTGATTTTACTAAAATATTACAGTTCAAAATTGATGCACAAAAAGGTGTGAATCCGGCTGTGGTTTATATGGACAACCTGTATTTCTATAAATCAGGATCAACTGGTGGTGGCACAGAACCAACCATGGCTGCTCCAACACCAACCCAAGATGCAGCAAATGTAAAATCTGTATTTAGTGATACATATACCGATATAGCAGGTACTAATTTAGATACCAATTGGCAAGGTGATTTAGTTTCTGAAACTGTAGCTATTCAAGGTAACGATGCCATAAAATATAGGAATGTAAAATTCATTGGAATGCAATTGGCAGGAGATACCGATTTCTCTGATATGGAATTTTTACATGTCGATATTTGGACGCCGGATGCCACCGTTCTAGAAATAACCCCGATAAGCCCTCCAAACGAATTATTAGTCGGCTTACCAAGTTTAACACAAGGTGAATGGAAGAGTTACGACATTCCGGTAACTGATTTTACAGGGGTTGATTTTACTAAAATATTACAGTTCAAAATTGATGCGCAAAAAGGCGTTAATCCAGCTGTGGTGTACATGGACAACCTGTATTTCTATAAATCAGGACCAGCACCTACAGAGCCAACCATGGCAGCACCAACACCAACTCAGGATGCTGCAAATGTAAAATCTGTATTCAGCGATACTTACACAGACATAGCAGGTACTAATTTAGATACCAACTGGCAAGGCGATTTAGTTTCTGAAACTGTAGCTATTCAAGGTAACGATGCCATAAAGTATAGTAATGTAAAGTTTATAGGCATGCAGTTGGCAGGAGATACCGATTTCTCCGATATGGAATTTTTACATGTCGATATTTGGACGCCAGATGCCACCGTTTTAGAAATAACCCCGATAAGCCCTCCAAACGAATTATTAGTCGGCTTACCAAATTTAACACAAGGTGAATGGAAGAGTTACGACATTCCAGTAACTGATTTTACAGGGGTTGATTTTACTAAAATATTACAGTTCAAAATTGATGCGCAAAAAGGCGTTAATCCGGCTGTGGTTTTCATGGATAACCTGTATTTCTATAAATCAGGATCAACTGGTGGTACAGGAGGTTGTTCAGGTTCACCTGTAGCGGCAACAGCATTCCCAGTAAATTTTGAAAGCTGCGAGTCTTTCATCAGCACCTTTGCTAATGATGGAAGTATTACAACAGAGCTTTCGGCAAATCCAGCAAAAACAGGAATAAATACTTCAGATAATGTATTGAAAGTCGTTAAAGCTAACGGAACAAATAGATGGGCTGGTTTCCAAAACCCATTCCCTAGTAATTTTGATGCTACTAAAACATTCAAGTTTAAAGTGTATTCAACCAAAGCGAATGTTGTCATGAAATTTGAGGTAAATACCAATCCTCAACCTCCTAGTTCTGGAAACCCTGGACCACAATATAGAACCATAACAGAAGCTAATACCTGGACAGAGATCGAAGTAGTATTTACAGGAATCCCAGGTAATAACACAGGACTTAATCAACTGGTTATAAAACCAGATAATCCAGATGGTACAGATGGTACGCTTACAGATTCTGAAGAAACCTACTATTTTGATGATATAAGACTTGAATAAGATTAGTTCAATAATAATTACAACGTAAAGAAAAGGCTAGCACAAATTCAATCAACTAGCTAGCCTTTTTATTAAAATAAACTTTAAAAAAGCTAAATGAATAATACAGTTTTTAAAGATGAGCCTAAAATTTCAAATACTATGAATACCATAAAAGGAGATTTAGTAGATTTTGAAAATGAGATCTATTACAAGATTACCAATAGTGATGCCATGCGTCCTTTCTTTATGAGCATAGTAAGTGATTCAAATCATTGGATGTTCATATCGAGTAATGGCGGAGTATCTGCTGGAAGAAAAAACGCCGAGTCTTCATTGTTTCCGTATTACACAGACGATAAAATAACCGAGTCGGCAGACATTACGGGAAGTAAAACCATATTTCAAATCCATTCAAATGAGAAAATCCACATCTGGGAACCTTTCTCAATACGCCAAATGGGTGTTTACAACATATCAAGAAATATATATAAAAACACCTATGGGAATAAAGTGATTTTTGAGGAAATTAATGTTGATTTGGGCTTAACATTCAGGTATCAATGGAATTCTAGTAATGAATTCGGTTTTGTAAAAAAGTCAACATTAATAAACAATACATCTTCTAAGATTCGTATTACTGTTTTAGATGGTTTACAAAACATATTGCCTACTGGAGTTACTTCAGATTTACAAAATAGTAGAAGTAATTTAGTAGACGCCTACAAAAAAAACGAGCTATTGCCCGATTCTGGTCTAGGTGTATATACATTAAGTGCCATAATTGTTGACAAAGCAGAACCTAGTGAAGCTTTAAAAGCAAATATCGTTTGGTCGGCTGGTTTTGAAAACCCACTTTATTTAATCTCATCAACACAACTTGATAACTTTAGGAGCAAAAAACCCTTAAAACAAGAAGTTGATGTAAAAGCCGAAAAAGGAGCCTATTTTGTATCATCGAATATAGATTTAAAAGCAAATTCGGAGAAAAACTGGATGTTTGTTGCCAATGTAAATCAAACAATATCTGGAGTGGTTGAAATATCAGAAACTATTAAAAACCATGCATATATTTCAGACATTGTAAATGATACTATCGATACTGGAACAAAACGTTTGATAGAATTAACAGGGGCTTCAGATGGTTTACAACTAACAGCAGACCCTTTAATAAACAACAGGCATTTTTCCAACACGCTGTTTAACATTATGCGAGGCGGTATTTTTGATGATGACTATAACATTGAAAAACCAGACTTTATTAAATACATAGCAAACGCCAATAAGCAATTCTTTAGTAAAAAGAACAGCCAACTAAAAAACTTACCCGAAACATTCACACTTAACTATTTAAAAGACCTTGCAGAACAGGATGTTGATGCTAT includes:
- a CDS encoding glycoside hydrolase family 16 protein; this translates as MNKKHTYKMRTKTLFLMSFLMISFFVISSCETDETQTVATFTELVMADEFDTDGAPNSTIWGFDIGTGQNGWGNNELQYYTDRSENVTVQNGVLIITAKEEAFNGASYTSARLLTKGKFEQTYGRFEARIRLPYGKGLWPAFWLLGDDSNGTEVWPQIGEIDIMEYVGSEPTIMFGTVHGPGYSGGQSIGKPYQLENDRFDTGFHIFGIEWGPDYINYYVDDILYNQITPDDVPGEWVFNRGPFYIILNVAVGGQLPGAPNAETVFPQTMLVDYVRVYNRRN
- a CDS encoding PKD domain-containing protein → MKTITKTFKYISILILALSFNACEDDDAVLPRVEAGFSYTVDMNTGTVTFINISENANTYEWNFGDDDTSTLINPVKVYTNGTYTITLKALNVAGASDTFEDNIEISIPEAVAFPISFDSNNVNYGGDPFSGASFAIVDNPDPSGSNTDASKVGALTNSGATFEGIAFELGTSIDLSTEKTIKMDFWSDAPISVLLKLEISENDFVEVTVNHGGTGWEELSFNFSDSGTYPKLVIFVDGPGTASGTFYFDNLEQVETDTTGGACTDTPVAATAFPVDFEACESFIDSFANDGSITTELSGNPDKTGVNTSDNVLKVVKANGTNRWAGFQNAFPENFDATKTLKVKVYSSKANAVMKFEVNSNPQPAGSGNPGPQYATITDANTWTEVEVMFTGIPGNNTGLNQLVIKPDNPDGTDGTLTDSEETYYFDDISFGDGGGTSTEPSMAAPTPTQDAANVKSVFSDAYTDIAGTNLDTNWQGDLVSETVSIQGNNAIKYSNVKFIGMQLAGDTDFSDMEFLHVDIWTPDATVLEITPISPPNELLVGLPSLTQGEWKSYDIPVTDFTGVDFTKILQFKIDAQKGVNPAVVYMDNLYFYKSGSTGGGTEPTMAAPTPTQDAANVKSVFSDTYTDIAGTNLDTNWQGDLVSETVAIQGNDAIKYRNVKFIGMQLAGDTDFSDMEFLHVDIWTPDATVLEITPISPPNELLVGLPSLTQGEWKSYDIPVTDFTGVDFTKILQFKIDAQKGVNPAVVYMDNLYFYKSGPAPTEPTMAAPTPTQDAANVKSVFSDTYTDIAGTNLDTNWQGDLVSETVAIQGNDAIKYSNVKFIGMQLAGDTDFSDMEFLHVDIWTPDATVLEITPISPPNELLVGLPNLTQGEWKSYDIPVTDFTGVDFTKILQFKIDAQKGVNPAVVFMDNLYFYKSGSTGGTGGCSGSPVAATAFPVNFESCESFISTFANDGSITTELSANPAKTGINTSDNVLKVVKANGTNRWAGFQNPFPSNFDATKTFKFKVYSTKANVVMKFEVNTNPQPPSSGNPGPQYRTITEANTWTEIEVVFTGIPGNNTGLNQLVIKPDNPDGTDGTLTDSEETYYFDDIRLE